A portion of the Algisphaera agarilytica genome contains these proteins:
- a CDS encoding AraC family transcriptional regulator — protein MSVQAQGRHYFNPQACPVGGVRVAAPKATGRKKAAHPHDLTEVEHDHDFNELVIVTAGRALHHLKGFTYPIAMGDVFLLQREDRHYYSDRDGLELINIMYDPALLEMPTDELRQIPGFNAMFLFEPMYRRQHRFESRLHLAPVDLQSTTRLASTILDEVEQQRPGYAIAAKTKLFELMIALSRQYDRTETTEGQSLLRLGSVIGELENSYDQPWTLEDMAEAAHLSPSQLVRVFRKATGQTPLNYLIQLRIRQATRLLEDSDLNITQIAHQVGFTDSNYFSRQFRRCMDATPTRYRRAHNYLAR, from the coding sequence ATGTCGGTGCAAGCCCAAGGCCGCCACTATTTCAACCCCCAAGCCTGCCCCGTCGGCGGGGTGCGCGTCGCTGCGCCCAAAGCCACCGGACGCAAGAAGGCCGCCCACCCACACGACCTCACCGAGGTTGAGCACGACCACGACTTCAACGAGCTGGTCATCGTCACGGCCGGCCGAGCGCTGCATCACCTCAAGGGGTTTACGTACCCCATCGCGATGGGCGACGTGTTCTTGCTTCAGCGCGAAGACCGCCACTACTACAGCGACCGCGACGGGCTGGAGCTGATCAACATCATGTACGACCCGGCCTTGCTGGAGATGCCCACCGATGAGCTCCGGCAGATCCCCGGGTTCAACGCGATGTTCCTCTTCGAGCCGATGTACCGTCGGCAGCACCGCTTCGAAAGCCGCTTGCACCTGGCCCCCGTCGACCTCCAAAGCACGACACGCCTGGCGTCCACCATCCTCGACGAGGTCGAGCAGCAACGCCCCGGCTACGCCATCGCCGCCAAGACCAAGCTCTTCGAACTCATGATTGCGCTGTCCCGTCAGTACGACCGCACCGAGACGACCGAGGGGCAATCGCTGCTCCGGTTGGGCAGCGTGATCGGCGAGTTGGAGAACAGCTACGACCAGCCGTGGACCCTCGAAGACATGGCCGAGGCCGCCCACCTCTCGCCGAGCCAACTCGTGCGTGTCTTCCGCAAAGCCACGGGGCAGACACCGCTGAACTACCTGATCCAACTGCGCATCCGCCAAGCGACCAGGCTGCTCGAAGACAGCGACCTGAACATCACCCAGATCGCGCACCAGGTGGGCTTTACCGACAGCAATTATTTTTCGCGTCAGTTCCGCCGGTGCATGGACGCCACGCCCACGCGGTACCGCCGGGCCCATAACTACCTAGCCCGTTGA
- a CDS encoding xylulokinase, which yields MVLLGIDLGSSSVKAALVQADTGQILATGQYPPTEMAIDASQPGWAEQDPETWWDAARRAVGSAMSTAGIAAGDVKAVGVAYQMHGLVCLDKAGQSLRPSIIWCDSRAVEIGNDAFEALGSETCLPRLLNSPGNFTASKLRWVQQNQPELFEQIDKVCLPGDYLASRLTGQTVTTVSGLSEGMLWDFQDKQPASVLLDHYGVPENMLADRVQTFGLQGELTAQSAELFGLSAGTPVTYRAGDQPNNALSLNVLNAGEIAATAGTSGVVYGVADTVKYDPQSRINSFAHVNHADDDPRLGLLLCINGTGIANAWGKRMVGGDLDYVQLNDLAEQAPVGSDGLSVLPFGNGAERMLGNAEVGGHLGFADFNRHGREHIARAVQEGIAFSFAYGMDILRETGVDLGVIRAGRANLFLSPLFRQTLANIADCQIELYETDGAVGAARGAGIGAGIYASPEDAFANLERVGGTDPNSDEQTQTRDAYTRWSEYLQALL from the coding sequence ATGGTTCTACTCGGTATCGATCTCGGCAGTTCGTCCGTCAAAGCAGCGCTGGTGCAGGCAGACACCGGCCAGATCCTCGCGACCGGTCAGTACCCCCCCACCGAGATGGCGATCGATGCGTCTCAGCCCGGCTGGGCCGAGCAGGACCCCGAGACGTGGTGGGACGCGGCGCGGCGGGCGGTGGGCAGCGCAATGAGCACCGCGGGAATCGCCGCCGGTGACGTCAAGGCCGTCGGGGTCGCCTACCAGATGCACGGGCTGGTCTGCTTGGACAAAGCGGGCCAATCGCTTCGGCCCAGCATTATCTGGTGCGACAGCCGAGCGGTGGAGATCGGAAACGACGCGTTTGAAGCGCTGGGTTCCGAGACGTGTTTGCCGCGGCTGCTCAACTCGCCGGGCAACTTCACAGCCTCGAAGCTGCGCTGGGTACAGCAAAACCAGCCGGAGCTTTTCGAACAGATCGACAAGGTCTGCCTGCCGGGCGACTACCTCGCATCTCGCCTGACCGGGCAGACGGTGACCACCGTGTCCGGCTTGTCTGAGGGCATGCTGTGGGACTTCCAAGACAAGCAACCCGCAAGCGTTTTGCTCGATCACTACGGCGTGCCCGAAAACATGCTGGCGGATCGAGTGCAGACGTTTGGCTTGCAGGGCGAGCTGACCGCTCAATCCGCCGAGCTGTTTGGGCTCAGCGCGGGCACGCCCGTGACCTACCGAGCGGGCGATCAGCCGAATAACGCGCTGTCTCTGAATGTGCTAAACGCCGGGGAGATCGCAGCAACGGCGGGGACCTCCGGCGTGGTCTACGGCGTAGCGGACACCGTGAAGTACGACCCGCAGTCGCGCATCAACAGCTTCGCCCACGTGAACCACGCCGACGACGACCCGCGGCTGGGCCTCTTGCTTTGCATCAACGGCACGGGCATCGCCAACGCCTGGGGTAAGCGTATGGTGGGCGGCGATCTCGACTACGTGCAACTCAACGACCTGGCCGAGCAAGCCCCGGTCGGCAGCGACGGCTTGAGTGTGCTGCCCTTTGGCAATGGAGCTGAACGCATGCTGGGCAACGCCGAGGTCGGCGGTCACCTGGGCTTTGCGGATTTCAACCGGCACGGCCGCGAGCACATCGCCCGCGCGGTGCAGGAGGGCATCGCCTTCTCCTTTGCCTACGGCATGGACATCCTGCGCGAGACCGGCGTGGACCTCGGCGTCATCCGGGCCGGCCGGGCCAACCTGTTCCTCAGCCCGCTGTTCCGCCAAACGCTGGCCAACATTGCCGACTGCCAGATCGAGCTTTACGAAACCGACGGCGCGGTCGGTGCCGCCCGCGGCGCGGGCATCGGAGCGGGCATCTACGCCTCCCCCGAAGACGCCTTCGCCAACCTCGAACGTGTCGGCGGGACCGATCCAAACTCAGACGAACAAACACAGACCCGCGACGCGTACACGCGCTGGTCGGAGTATTTGCAGGCTCTGCTCTAA